The Triticum aestivum cultivar Chinese Spring chromosome 5A, IWGSC CS RefSeq v2.1, whole genome shotgun sequence genomic sequence TCTAAAAGAAGTTGGCATGAAAAACTCCCTAAAAGAAAGTTGGTCTGAATAAAGGACGCGATGCAGAGGATAGACTGAATAGACGGATTTGGACACGCAGGATTAGCAGCATGTGAAGTTTGTCGGTACGAATAAATCCGCTGCTCCGCTGCCGTCTTTCGGCATCCCGTGCTGTGAAGTTTTGTCGATTCTTTGGCTCTGTTTGGATCCTAAGTTAAAGTTAGTTTTAGTTAGTTGGGGCTTAAATAACCTAAAAATATCCAAACATGATGAGGTAGTTTGGGTTAGTTGAATCTAACCCACCTTAAAAAACTAGCCCGCACTAGAGGaacttatttgggttagttcttctagGCCCActagaaaaaatagtaaaaaagttATCCCTCCATTCAAACATGGTctaaagtagtcaaatgattgagaaagaataTTTATTGTCAATTTAATCTTACCATCCAAACagctctttggttagagttagtctAGGGTTAGTTCaagattagaatctaactctaacctctaactgagttagagtatcaaAAAGGGCCTTCGTTATATACTGGCATCTCCAACAGTGTTTCGTAACTCGTGAATCAATTTGTGGTTGGATATTTAGAGAAACAGTGGTATCCCAGTCCACTATGGTTTAAATCTTGGTACTCGTATTATTTCTAAATTTATTTCAGTATTTTCAGCGATGTActttcagtggaaggagacgtttcCGTTGATGATGAGAcgtctatggtgacttcgtaactctcaagatgatatgccgactccGTCTCTCAAAAGTGTCCATAAAAATAGAATGTGCGTGTTTATAAAGATGAGTATATACGTATATATATAAACGCTTGCGTCTATACTgtgtttcaaaaaataaaaatgttCCTTAAATCGGCCCTTAGGAAAAATATAATGTGCTACCGTCCATCTCATGATACAGTGCTCCAAGACCTTGTGGTTCGTTGGATCTACATGCAAGGGACATGATCATCTTACTACCCCATGAAACGTTGGATCTGCATGCAAGCAATAGGACCATCTATCTTTTTACACACACTCCTAGTGTGTCTTGCGTGCCATCACACACGAGTCGCAAGACTGGCTCAAACTTGAGAATTTTTCTGAAATCTTGATTCTTTTAAGTAAGGAAaataatcaaaaagaaaaagaaaaatgagatgACAAAAACATGGGTGTCCCTTCTCCCATAGGGGCCGGCCCAAGAGCGCTTGCGGGGGAACGGGGGGTGTTAACGGTGTCCTGGATACTTGGCATATATATCAAAGCATATTCAAATATTTGGCATGTTTATCTCTAAATGCAACCGATCATGTGTAATGCTAGGTATCACTCGGTGCCTATATAAGCCGAGGGTTTTGGTCTGTAGAGATAAATCATCCTGTACTTTGTACCCCATCCCCCACCCCCATCCCCCATCCACAATACGAATGGAAATACAACACTGAAAGACGAAAATCCATTTCTGCgtccgagctcatctgcacccgcgtcgatgaaaaaaaataaaagcaaatactagaaaaattcgaaaaattccaaataaaatttgtGTGGTAGAAAATTTGATGCGCGAGGCCCGCTCTAAATTTCAAGTTATTTGGACatatgagtagctctcagcaaaaaaggcAAATtaggggtctgtaaaaatgtttactgttcatgtactgttttggcccgatttgtcttttttgctgagaactgctcatatgtccaaatgacttgaaatttgaagcgggcctcacgcatcaaattgtctaccacacaaattttatttgaaattttttgaatttgttttgaattttttatgatttttttctaaccgggtgcagatgagcctgggcaccaaaACGCCCTACTCACTGAAAGATAAATAACATAAATGAAATAACCAACCATAATAACTTGCTAGAGAAAAAAAGACATCCACCAGACGAAGAACAACCTGACAAAAACATGCATTAGCCTCTAGCTTGTACCACGATGACTAATAAGGGTTAACCCTTGTAAAGGTTACTCCCACCTGAAAGTTTTCCCTTTTgttgtagattcgtttattcaaaacgagTTATCTCTTGGACCGTGCGTCAAGATCCTAAACCATTTtcactgttggatttctcgcatcaAGATCTTTGAATCTAGATCCCACGTTAATAGATTCCGACTAACTTTTttcacaaaaaagaaaagaaaaaacccaaAGCCGGAAGCACTACCCCTCCCCCCTCCTCAGTTTTTCCCTTCCCGAGAGGCACAGTCGTGCTTCTCGCGAAAACAAATTTGTATCTCCACGAGAAGCAAACAAATATGTGCTTCTCGTGAAAGCAAAAAAGCACATTTTTTCTCAAGAGGCATAGATGTGCTTCTCGCGGGAGTAAATCTGTGTCTCCATCAAAAGCAAATATGTCATTATTGTGCaagaaaaaacacatttttttactatttttgaGAGGCACAGTCGTGGTTCTCACGGAAGCAAATTTTTGCTTCTCGTGTAAACAAAAAATACATGTCTTCTCCTTTTCTGAGAGGCACAACTATGTTTCTCGcgcaagcaaatatgtgcttccaTGATAAGCAAATATTTACTTCTCGTGCAAAAAAATCACACAAATCTGTGCTTCCAAAGCCACTATATATCCTTTTTCTGTCCGGATGGTGGAAAGCCATTgctgattttttattttttttgctcttTGGCGGAAGGTTGCTAGCATTTGGCGGAAGCACTATTGTTTCACTTTTTTTTTCCTCAAGTGCTGTAGTCTATTTTTCTTTTTCAAGTGCTCACAGTGGCGGAAAGCACTAAATTTTGAAGTCACAATGGCGAAAGGCCATTAGCCAATAGTTGCGGACCGATTCCGGGCAATATCATGTCTGTTCTTTTCAAATACCGTGTCCGTTTGTGGGTCGGCGTTGGAGGAGCCCATCAAAATGACCTGAATGATTCCGCCCGAGGAGAAAAGGCCTCGCATGTAAAACGTCCCAACGGAGGCCCACGAGCAAGTCAAACGGTCAAGTCTGAACGCCGCCGCACCTGACCGTGCGTGTCCCCAACGCGTACGCGTAAAAAGCCGGCCCAGGACTGGAACCAGAACGGGTATTCCACCCGTCACCCTAGACAGGCTTCGTTTCCTCCGGCGACGGCGGAACGAGCGAGAGAGTCCTCGGCGCGGCCGACAACCGGCTGCGGGATCGCGCGATTCAGCCGGCGCCAAGGGCCGCAGAACTAGCGGCACCGCACCGCGCCGCACGCCATGGCAGGTTCGTCGCCTCCTCGCCCCGCGCGCTtgcgccccccaccctcccctcccctcccctcccctcccctccccggaTTACTTTTCTGATGATGGTTGGATCGATCGTGTTGGGTGCGATTTTGGTGCGCGCGGTTGGTCTTGGGCCGTCGCTTAGTTCGCGATGGATCGGGTTGGGGCGTGGGAAGCATCCGATCGATTAGGTAGGGTAGTAGGTGGGTGGCCATGTTCAGGAACGTCTTTCGGGAAGTACTGCGAATTCAGGAACGATAACCGATAATTGGTATAGTTTGGGGTTGAAGTTGAGATGGCTCTGAGTATTTCTCATGTGAGGTATTATATGTCAAACCTTCATACATGTGTTTAGCTTAATTAGCTCCTCTGCTTATTCCAAAAAAATTGTACAGGTGTTTAGAACTTTAGATGGTTTCTTTCCTGCACATTTCTTGCAGGTTAACTGATACTAGTTCCTAAACGTTTTCATGACTGGCTGCAATCTCCGCCTTCTAGTATAGCGCTCTGCCCGTAAACATCCAGCTAAGATTGCTGTCCAGTGTCCAGGGTGGAAGTAAAAGCATGGTTCCTCATAGTTAGAAGCAATTTCTTCATTTCATTCAGTCACGAATGTACCAGCTCAGATTGCTACAGTGTGCAGATAAAATCATGTCTCTTCATAGTTAGAACAATCCCTTCATTCAGTCATGAATGTGATTTGCAGGTAATAACCCACCACCAAAGCCATGGGAACGTGTTGGCACTTCATCTGGTCCAGCGCCTTTCAAACCCCCATCTGGAGGCAGCACAAGTGACGTTGTTGAGGCCTCTGGGACAGCAAAACCTGGGGAAGTTGTTTCTGCTGCACAGAGCAATGCTGCTTTCAACGTGAACAATCCAGTTGCAGGGCCTGTGCCCCCGCGTCCCTGGCAGCAGCAAGGATACGGAAATACTTATGGGGGTAATCAATAATTTGTGCAGCGTTCCAGCAATTACATGCTCTTTGTGGCTTGAAATGATAACTTTTCAATCAAAATGCAGGTTATGGTGCCAGTACCTATAATTCATATGGTGGATTTGGTGGGGCTTATAGTAACGGCGGGCTATATGGAAATAATAACATGTATTCAGGGTATGGAGGTGGTTACGGCAGTTCGTACGGGGGCTCTGGAATGTATGGTGGGTCAATGTATAATAACGGGATGGGAAACCCATACGGTGGTATGGGCATGGCTCCTTACAATCAGGGTCCTAATTCATTTGGTCCTCCAGCACCACCCCCAGGTTTCTGGGTGTCCTTCCTACAAGTGGTAATGCCATTTCTACCAACTGAAAATTGAATTAGATATTGATTTGTGCAATTTATAATCCATACAGTTGAGCATGATTCAGCTTTGCACAATTGTGTCCTTCATATGGTGATTGCTGTGCTTAAACTTTTGTGGATCTAAGTTTGCTTGTTTAGCCTGTTTGTGCTGCCATGTTATGATTATCCTGATGAAGTTCATGCCTTCTTTATGTATAAAAATTAGTTGGCGGAACCGGTTTCAGGTTTGGCTAGAAATCTATGATCTAAATCTATGGCGCGGCTATTGTCCAACGCACAATTTGTTCCTTGCATCTTGTGCATTCAAAACATAATAATTAATCATTTTATATGCTTTAAATGGGGACAACAATCTATTTACTCTGGTTCTCGCTGATTGCAGATGCATGGGATTGTGAATTTCTCTGGACGAGTTGCTTTCCTTATCAGCCAGAATACTCAGGCATTCCACATGTTCATCACAGCTCTTTTGCAGGTATCCTTTGACGAGTGCCTTTCCATTTGGACTCTATTCAAGCATGCTTCTTAAGTTCTTCTGAATTCTGATCCAATGATATTATTGCCACAGCTATGTGATAAGTCTGGAATGCTTTATGGTGAGCTTGCGAGATTCACATTTCGATTGCTGGGGATCAAAACCAAACCAAATAAGGGCAGAATTCAGGGTGCACAAGCTCCATCATCGGATGGGCCAGGCCAGCAGTTCGttgaggcaccaaaagctaacaagAACTCATGGGAGAATGTCTGGAACGGCGATGCTAAGGGAATGTGAGCTGCTATATATGTGTGCAGTTACAGTGACAGGTTTTGTTAGACGAGGACGATGAGTTTGCTTATGGCTATGGGGAGAAAGGAAATCTGCTGATTTCTGTTCTGATGCATCTGCCATTTGAACCAGAGCGAGAAAACCAAGTAATCCCTATTGCTCGTTGTATTTACCGTGATATCTTTTCTTCCCTGGTATCTGTGTAGTGCTGTTACGAGGAGTTTGCTGCTGTGAGAAATGTGAGCTTGTAAAGTATGGCTTTCCTGATAATAGAGTAAATATTACCCAAAATGCCTTGTCCGGAGAAGTGGTCCACAATATTACTGTTTTCCGTCATATCCTTTTTAATGATAAAaagatatatttttattttagTACAGGAGTATACTGGCGCTCCTCGTGATAACGGCTTGGAATTATTATCTGCTCTCACAGTTGTTTTCGCCAACAGGCGGAGTGATCATGATTAATCAGCAATATCCCTTCCCTTTGGAACAGTTGCTGGGACAGATAAAAGTTCTTGGGCTCTTGCAGAGGGTAGTGCTGCTACTCGTAAGTGTTACTAGCTGCGTGGTGCGCGAAACTGGTCTGAAGTTGAAGCGCGTTGTTTCTTATCCTCCTTGTTGCCTGACTGTCGTTTATGCAGAGCATGATTTGTACCATAGCTCTGAACTTTTGCCTTTTGAAAACTGTATGACACGAGACTTGTAAAGGCCATGTGATGTCCTGTGTCTCCGACCAAGACGGAGCAGATTTGCATGGCAACCTCTTGCGATGGCTGACGCAGGTCTTGTGGGTGTATCAGGTTCGTTCACCGAGTCCTTAAGTGAACATGGTCACTGGTCCCTGTATGTACCCCATTATCGCCAAACAGTCCCACTAGAGCAACCAAACCAAACGCACCATATATCAAGATACAGTACCATAATTCTTAAAAAAAAAGATACAGTACCATAAAATTTTCAAAAACCGTAGATTGGCTGCCGAGTACGGGCGCCTAATATCTCTTCTGCTGTCCAGCAATCACCCGACAAGATCACCTGGACTCACCGGTGATCAAGACAATTGGTTGCCACGGCCTTTAATTTCTTACAATTTTCCGAGAGAAGGTCAGGGAGGAGATAATCTGCTGCAACGGAAacacaaaaaataaagaaaatgagCCTCTTTTATTGTGTTTCTCCGTTGGCTTGGGTGCTCATGATGATGTCAAGTGGATGAGGAAGCAGTGTAGGAGGAGCCACCCTTCATCCCAACCTCCAATAGCTCATCCGTAACCTCCACCCCTGCCTTTCCCCCTCAACTATCTCCACGTCTCCCTGCATCTTTGTCTCCATGCGCAGCTGAAGCCTCCCCCTATCTGCTATCCCCTGGCTACTATATATCACTTGCACTCCCCAGCACTCCCTCCCGTTCGTGTTCCCTTCTCCCGCCTGCGTCCTCCTCTAAGGTAAAGCGCAATCCATTCCATTCCATCCATGTTCTTCCTTCACCCGCTTCATGCGTCGCAGTTTCTTCTCGAGCTCGGTCTGCCTGTGTTTCTGTTGAAAGAGTACGAGGATTGGGGAGTGCCTTTGTAGCTTTTCCTTTGTCTTCCGTCTCTTTGTTGGTTCGATCCTCTGTAGGAGCAGTGAGGATTTCGTGTTTGTTTCTTCTTGACTTTGCGTTTACCGATGTTCCAAAGTTCCATTGCTAGCTTCACCACGTTCCTTTATCATTTCTGCCAAAATGAATCGCGCGTCGGTTTGTTTCGCTGTTTTCTCCTAGGAAATTGTTCGTTGGTTTTGCTTTTCTGCTGAAAGAGCAGTATTTATATCTTTTATGCAGAAACAAAATGGGCATCTGCATGCACTCTGCAAGAAAGGTGTCCCTTTTTGTTTCTCCAGCCATGGAACCTGCCATCATACTATTTTTTTGGAGTAGCTCGGCTTGTTGCTTTAAAAGAAAGGGCGTCCATACTTTCATCTTCCCAAGTTTTTTGCATGTAAACGACGGCCGTTTTGGAGGAAGATCTAGCTCTACCGTCTAACACGCTCGCCCTGTTCTATTCTTGGTTGCAGAGTGGTGAGGGGTTCGTCGCTGCTAGCCAGGCAATCATGGCGGAGACGGTCACCAATGTATCGGAGTACCAGGCCATCGCGAAGCGGAAGCTTCCCAAGATGGCCTACGACTACTACGCGTCCGGGGCGGAGGACGAGTGGACCCTCAAGGAGAACAGGGAGGCATTCTCCAGGATCCTGTAAGCCAAATAATTTTAGTTTGTCTATTTAACCTGGTTTAACGCCTGtattcccttcgttcctaaatataagtctttgtagagctttcattatggactatatacgaagcaaaataagtgaatatgcactctaaaatgcatctatatatatccgtataTGGTCTATAGTGAagtctctacaaagacttatatttaggaatgaagggagtatactACACATGCATGTGTGGGTCGAGCGAGCTCTGGGCTTTTGAGTTCCAAACAAGATTATCTTAAACGTTTAGGGCACTGATGATGAAAATAGTGGTCATCGGATTTAACCTGATCATAAGTATTACCTCCATTCCAAATTAGTTGTTGtaaatttatctagatacggatgtacctaacACTAAATCGTGTGTAGATATATATCCTTATCTAGATAAATTTAAGATAACTAATTCGGAACGAAGGGAATATTATACTGGCCTTGGAATTATAAATTGCTCTGGTATGTTTTATCGGACACTTTTTAGGAGCTATATAGATTTATTAAACTGTACAAACCATTCAATGCTTTCACAAATTATTGTAAAAATAGTTCAAAAATATGTGGAGAGAAAGAAACATTTATACTCAGTGTTGTGTTTGAGTCCATTATATTATCCTTTTTTGTGGGGGAGTCCATTTTATTATCCGAGTCTGTATATTATGCGAGCAACAGTTATAGTGTTAGTACTACCCTCCAAGCGGGTATCCTTCTGTATTAACTAAAGTAGAAGCATCATTTCCTTTTCCGATGAAATTGGAATTTGAAACAACAGTTTCATCGATTGAAAGCACTTTCGTTTGCGATGAAAAATGTAAACAACATTAATGGTTGAATTGTCCTCTTATGTGCGCAATAATACCTTCTTGGAATAGGTATAGGTATACTATACAACTTGACAATTTCATAGTTACACTTGTTGCTATTCCGTCCACAACCTAGCAAAAGTTATAGTTAATATATAGCATAATTTCGATGGAGCTTTTCAACAAAAGTTGCCAAAATTGTGCGAAACACATTCACACAAACTTTTCTAGTTATTAAATCTACATTGAACTATCATGGTCACCTCTAGCATTTAATACATAGAACACCTTCATCCTAACCCCAACTTGTCTCCCTCCCATCCAAACATCGCCGCACAATGGCACACTCTCCTCTTCCATCCTCTTCTACctctagtgttgcccttttcctcTTCTCCAACGATCTTTATGTTGCCACACTTCCTCCTCTTCTATGATGGTCCTTGAGGACACCTTCCAGTGATGTTTTGTGACCTCTTTGTTGAGTACCTATACAAGAAATAGGCGAAGGAAGGAAGAAAGAGGTTGGGGACTATTCTTCAAAGAAATTTACTTTGTGGGTGATATGAGAAGACATCTTTAGCCATCATGAGTCGCTTCGTTGAGTCAAAAAGTAGGTGGGATGACCATGTTTTATCAAAACCAACCAAAAGTAAAAATAGTAATTTCCAGTAATTTAACGTGCATTCCAAATCTAAACCTCAAAACTATTCCACAATGATGTCTATCCCAAATCCTTTGATGTCTGATTCAATGTTCCAGAACCTCGCTCGTGACTCTGCCTAACTCCACATCGTGAATGATTCAGGTTGATCTCAATTATTATCACAATTCCAACGTCCACTCTTGCCTATTCATTTAGTTCCGGCTTCACTACCTTCTTCTTTGAGTAATACAGTGACAACAACCATTTTTGAATATTATCGTCATGATTCCTTTTTCGGAAGGAATGGTTGTTTTCTTATGTAACACGACATGATGGGTTATCATTATCAATTTATTGGATAAAAAACATAATCAGGTGGTAGTACTTAAAGAAAAATAATTACACTACGCTAATATGCACCGTTGGCAGTGACGGGCAAAATATTTTACGTGCTATAGGATAGGTTAAAGATAATATCATTATCTATATATTTATATTGAACTATTTTACCCTGACATAACTCACATAGCCATTAATATATGTTGTTTTGTTAAGACATTATTTGATAAATTATatataaaaacattttttagtATAACAAGTATCATGAACAATAAAAAAAAGATCATTTATATCGATGTGCAAATACAGTTTCAACATCCACCATTAGATATACATTTCTTGTACGACACTAAAACTATATTTTGTTACAAAATTTGTTTGTATTATTTAGTTTATAGTGTTTAAAATATATTTTGGTGTATTAATTTTTTACAATGTGTTTCGGCATTAAGCAAAGAGGAAACCAATAATTTCACATTATTCCACCAATTTATCGTATGTCCCTTGATGTATCATAATGTATTTATATATGTATCGTTAAATATCTATCAAACTTGGTAGAGTGTCTTTTGATTATACGGATTTAGCAGATAACTTGAGAAGTCTGAAGTTCAAGACTATGAAGATTAGGTGCAGTTAAACAGATGTTTCTAAAGTTTGTGAAGTGTCAAGTCATAGTATGTCATTTCCTTAAAATGATATTAGGATGTGCTCAATCTACCAAGAATCTCTCATTGTCTGTTGCCTTGACTCGTCAATTTTAGAGCAgaaaatttacctctaccaccggGTGCCAACTTGAACCCAAATCCCTCCGTTCCGCTCTCTCCCATGCGATAAGCGGCTATGTGTTTcacctctccgccgccgcctcccatcaGGGGCGGAGATAGGAACCAGGCCCCTAGCATGGGCCCAAGGCATGAGGGCCAATCCCTTTGTTGACCGCAACGATCATCGTAGCTACAGTGACATGGAGGCCCTGGCTCCGCCATGCCTCCCATCCCCTCCTTCCATGTCACGGTCTCGCCCTCGACCATGTAATCTCTCGCCTACGCGTGTACCAAGCTCCTATGCCAGTAGATCGGCGATGTTGAACACATCAACCTACCTCGCTACATTTTATATTTTGCACGAAAGGGGTAGTATATTGATTAGCAAGAATCAAATCATGTTTGCAAGCACTGCTCGTAACATTAGTTGGTAAGATGTTTGGCGTTTCTTTTTATCAATGGCCCCTCAATCTAACGGAACTAATTCATGTGTGACCAGGTTTCGCCCTCGCATACTGATCGACGTGTCGACCATCGACATGACCACATCTGTGCTGGGAATAAAGATATCCATGCCCATCATGATTTCCCCCACCGCCTTTCAGAAGATGGCTCACCCAGAAGGTACTTGGTTACTCAACTCGAGCACTCTTTCCTCGTGTTTACTTTGCGATTAGCCGGTTTCCTTAGATTGGAACTATGCATCTAGCCCAAATAATAGTATTACCACATTCAACATGAAACATCAGCTTCATACACTAATACTACAGTGAACCATACTGATACACTGAGACAGAGTTAACTACCGTAGATACGTAGTGAACAATCGTCAAACCAGAGTTGACTCTGTGCAACACACCTGCGAAACCAGAGTATGTCTTGTGTTTCTCGAGCTAACTGAGACCCCTTGTGTGTTGATTAATTCAGGAGAGTACGCAACAGCACGGGCAGCGTCAGCAGCAGGAACTGTGATGGTATGCTCCTGTTAATCCAACCAATTCATgtcgtgtgcgtgtgtgtgtgtgtgtgatcctGAGCTTGAAAACACTTTGCTCTCTATTTTTGTTACCAGACGCTGT encodes the following:
- the LOC123105315 gene encoding peroxisomal membrane protein 13, whose translation is MAGNNPPPKPWERVGTSSGPAPFKPPSGGSTSDVVEASGTAKPGEVVSAAQSNAAFNVNNPVAGPVPPRPWQQQGYGNTYGGYGASTYNSYGGFGGAYSNGGLYGNNNMYSGYGGGYGSSYGGSGMYGGSMYNNGMGNPYGGMGMAPYNQGPNSFGPPAPPPGFWVSFLQVMHGIVNFSGRVAFLISQNTQAFHMFITALLQLCDKSGMLYGELARFTFRLLGIKTKPNKGRIQGAQAPSSDGPGQQFVEAPKANKNSWENVWNGDAKGM